The window CTCCGACTTGACTTTCCGGCTATCGGTGGAGGTGCTCATCGTGCTGAATGCTATGCTGGTTGCCTCTTCGATCGTCTTCTTCGCTGCTTTCTAGGGTTTCTCCGGTCTACAGTGCTGGGAGTGTGAAGATTGTCTCTATGCTCTTCTTTTTTAGCCGGTTCTAGTTCGCTGAATGAGCTTTCAGATAGGTTCTTTTCCGGTCGTTCTATCTGAATTTCTGTTAAGAGACTTGATGCCTGTGCTACTTCTTTGCTGCTTTTTATCTTTTTGATGAAATTCTTGTTAAGAATACCCAATTGTATCGGAGTTGTTCTAGCAGCCTGGAACGTTTAGTTTTCAGGCACTTGTTTACGGGTGCTAGAAGTTTCTAATCCTCTTAGGATACTGTTTCTTACATTTTCAGTAGCATTGCAGTTGGGGTTTAGTTCAGGTTTGAAATCAAGTGAACTGAAAGACAGTATTCTCACTTTTCATGTCTAAGGCTATTTATTCTGATGTAGTATTCAGTGTACCAGAACATAGCGAGTAGTAGGGAAAAAAGTGTCTTTTTTAGTGGATTGGATGCCTTGTCATGGGAATGAATTCAGAATAAGAAAGGCACTGGGGGAGTCATGAATTCTAGTATAGATGAGATTACCCTCCTCCACCAAGCACAGGCCAGGGTCACATCCCATCATCATATGGTTGTGAGAGGGATTGGAGAAGAAATCGACTTGGAGATTGGGCCTGGAGATGATGACCCAACATTCTCCAGCACCACCCTTGTAGGCGTACCTACGCATGAATCTGTCGCTCCTGAAGATCAAGATGACCACAAACAAATACTTTTGGCATCTCAAGTTCCCACCGATGATCAGTCTCAGTTAGTGAAGGCACCTcagggaaaaagaaaaaagaaggtAGTGAAAAAGTGGAGGGAGGAATGGGCTGATACCTACAAGTGGGCCTGTGTAGATATGCATGAGGGTACAGCTAGGATATTCTGTTCTGTTTGTAGAGAATATGGAAGGAAACATCGGAGGAATCCATATGGAAATGAAGGGAGTAGGAATATGCAAATGAGTGCACTGGAAGAACATAACAACAGCTTGCTGCATAAGGAAGCTCTTCGCCTACAGATGGCATCTAAGGACAAGGTTCTTCATGTTGATAAACCTGTTTATGTCAAAGGTTAGTATGTCTCTTGTGCAGTTACcttttttattattgctattagtTTATTAGTGCACCTAGCTATCTACAGTTGGTAATTTTAATGGGAAGTGCTGCAATTGTGATTCTTGAGAAGCTTAAACTTTTCCCATATGCATAcctaaaatttctaaattatGAGGATATGTTCCACGTTCCATGACCATTAGTTTCATTGTATCTTCTACCAATCGCTTCTTGATAGAGAAAACCACCACCATAAGTTGTTTGTCTTTGCGCTCCTTAAAGCACTTAGATGTCACAATTGATGGATGCTTTTGAAAGGAAATGTTATAGATTTGTCTGAATCTTTGTGGTTGATCATTTTGTTTTGTTATTGTTGATAGATACCCCTTATATTTCACAACCGATGGATGCTTTTGAAAGGAAATGCTATAGATTTTTATACCTGAATTTTTGTGGATGATCCTTTAGTTTCATAATTGATGATAGATACTAATGAATTTTGATGGTCTAATTTCTTGCATGCACTCTACTAAATTTGGAGACAAAGATGTATGACCCAGGACATTTTGATGGTTCTATTTTGTGATTATCGAAGATTAGATTTGCAATTATATTACTCAAAAGCCACTATAACTTTCTTAAGATTTCGTCCATGAACTGATTATTTCATCTATGATGTAGatattttttctttgattatAACTACGCTGTTTCTTTAGCCTTTGCCATAATAAATATTCTGTTATGCTAAATATTCTGCTTGCAACTTCTACTTGGAAACCTAGCATTAATGTCAAAGTCTGCCAGTTCAATTCTTGAGTCAGTTTTGAGAAGGGACCCTCATGAAGTTGAGTTTATACAATCTGTTCAAGAGGTGGTTCATTCTTTAGAGCCTGTATTGCTGAAAAACTCTCAGTAAGTACCTATAACTACTACTTTGTTCGAGGA is drawn from Zingiber officinale cultivar Zhangliang chromosome 1B, Zo_v1.1, whole genome shotgun sequence and contains these coding sequences:
- the LOC121992559 gene encoding uncharacterized protein LOC121992559 isoform X3; protein product: MNSSIDEITLLHQAQARVTSHHHMVVRGIGEEIDLEIGPGDDDPTFSSTTLVGVPTHESVAPEDQDDHKQILLASQVPTDDQSQLVKAPQGKRKKKVVKKWREEWADTYKWACVDMHEGTARIFCSVCREYGRKHRRNPYGNEGSRNMQMSALEEHNNSLLHKEALRLQMASKDKVLHVDKPVYVKALMSKSASSILESVLRRDPHEVEFIQSVQEVVHSLEPVLLKNSQYVHILERLLEPDRVLIFRVPWVDDRGEVHVNRGFRVQFSQVLGPCRGGLRFHPSMNLSITKFLGFDQTLKNALSPYKLGGAGGGSDFDPKGKSESEIMRFCQSFMDELYKYLGPDQRTWVLVQGKWVTSLVSIGVLVVIFRYVFSSLSSLLEFAGINFLFL
- the LOC121992559 gene encoding NADP-specific glutamate dehydrogenase-like isoform X4 is translated as MNSSIDEITLLHQAQARVTSHHHMVVRGIGEEIDLEIGPGDDDPTFSSTTLVGVPTHESVAPEDQDDHKQILLASQVPTDDQSQLVKAPQGKRKKKVVKKWREEWADTYKWACVDMHEGTARIFCSVCREYGRKHRRNPYGNEGSRNMQMSALEEHNNSLLHKEALRLQMASKDKVLHVDKPVYVKALMSKSASSILESVLRRDPHEVEFIQSVQEVVHSLEPVLLKNSQYVHILERLLEPDRVLIFRVPWVDDRGEVHVNRGFRVQFSQVLGPCRGGLRFHPSMNLSITKFLGFDQTLKNALSPYKLGGAGGGSDFDPKGKSESEIMRFCQSFMDELYKYLGPDQDLPAEDMGVGPREMGYLFGQYRRLSGHFQVCVLLPIFLTGICRDKLFISIMEFQNA
- the LOC121992559 gene encoding NADP-specific glutamate dehydrogenase-like isoform X1, with product MNSSIDEITLLHQAQARVTSHHHMVVRGIGEEIDLEIGPGDDDPTFSSTTLVGVPTHESVAPEDQDDHKQILLASQVPTDDQSQLVKAPQGKRKKKVVKKWREEWADTYKWACVDMHEGTARIFCSVCREYGRKHRRNPYGNEGSRNMQMSALEEHNNSLLHKEALRLQMASKDKVLHVDKPVYVKALMSKSASSILESVLRRDPHEVEFIQSVQEVVHSLEPVLLKNSQYVHILERLLEPDRVLIFRVPWVDDRGEVHVNRGFRVQFSQVLGPCRGGLRFHPSMNLSITKFLGFDQTLKNALSPYKLGGAGGGSDFDPKGKSESEQIMRFCQSFMDELYKYLGPDQDLPAEDMGVGPREMGYLFGQYRRLSGHFQVCVLLPIFLTGICRDKLFISIMEFQNA
- the LOC121992559 gene encoding uncharacterized protein LOC121992559 isoform X2, which codes for MNSSIDEITLLHQAQARVTSHHHMVVRGIGEEIDLEIGPGDDDPTFSSTTLVGVPTHESVAPEDQDDHKQILLASQVPTDDQSQLVKAPQGKRKKKVVKKWREEWADTYKWACVDMHEGTARIFCSVCREYGRKHRRNPYGNEGSRNMQMSALEEHNNSLLHKEALRLQMASKDKVLHVDKPVYVKALMSKSASSILESVLRRDPHEVEFIQSVQEVVHSLEPVLLKNSQYVHILERLLEPDRVLIFRVPWVDDRGEVHVNRGFRVQFSQVLGPCRGGLRFHPSMNLSITKFLGFDQTLKNALSPYKLGGAGGGSDFDPKGKSESEQIMRFCQSFMDELYKYLGPDQRTWVLVQGKWVTSLVSIGVLVVIFRYVFSSLSSLLEFAGINFLFL